The Pristiophorus japonicus isolate sPriJap1 chromosome 13, sPriJap1.hap1, whole genome shotgun sequence genome contains the following window.
GCTGGCAGGCAGTTTTTGACAACTAGTTTTTAAAGTTCCAGGTTAAATTCAAAATGTTCAACTAAATTACACTTTTTACAGCTAATACTCCTGTGaacaatcctgtgaagcgccttgggacgttttactacgttaaaggcactatataaatacatgttgttgttgtaatactcACCCAGTACTTACCAGAgactcccactctctccaaattcccaacctTAGCACTCAGTTTAGGATCACTGTGTGTCGGTCTGCCTGGTGCTCTCTCTCTTTGTTCTTTGAAGAATGGAGGGGATTAATGAAAGTTGTGCGGTCAATGTGTATATTGATTATGTATATGGACTATCAAAAGATGTTTGTTAAAGTGCCATGTTATAGACTTGTCAGCAAAATTGATGCTCTTGGGATTAAAGGGGGAGTGActgcgtggatacaaaattggctaaaagacagaaaacagagagatgtggtgaacgattgtttttcagactggagggatgtatacagtggtgttccctaggggctggcattgggaccactgctctttttgatatatattaatgacctggacttgggtatacagggcatcattttaaagtctgcagatgacacaaatcttgGAAATGTAGTAATCGGTGAGGCGGATAGTAACAGaattcaggaggacacaaacaaactggtGAAATGGGAGAAATGGGCAAAAcatgcagattaaatttaatgcagagaattcTGTAGTGATGCTTTTTAGAAGGAatatggagaggcaatataaactggatGAAACTATTTtaatgggggtgcaggaacagTGAGACCTTTGGGTTCACAAATATAAATCTTTGAAGTTGCCAAGCCAAGTTGATAAAGCTATTAAATAGCATAGAGAATCCTTAGCTTTGTAaatagagaacaaaagcaaggaagttatcctaaaaaaaattataaatcactggttaggcctcagctggagtactgtgtccaattctgggtaccacactttaagaaggatgttgaGGCCTTGGAGAATGTGCAGGGAAGTTGTACCAGAATGAtaacagggatgaaggacttcagttttgtggaaagactggagaatttGGAGTAgtcctccttagaacagagaaggttaagaggacatttaatagaggtgttcaaaattatgaagattttgagagagtaaataaggagaaagtattTCCACTGGCAGAGGGTCGGTaaacaaaggacacagatttaagataattggcagaagaaccagaggtaaTATGAGAATTATTTTTATTTGACTTGAAACacagtggaagcaaattcaatagaaactttcaaaggggaattggataattcTTGGAGAGAGaaaattttcagggctgtggggaaagagcagggggagtgggactaattggatcgctctaccaaagagctggcacaggtgtgTCGGGCCAAActgtctccttctgtgttgtaagattctatgagtAGTGGTTGGTCTGACTAAAGCAGGAGTTCAAGGGTCAATGTAGGATACTGACTCACCATCTGAGAGAGTCGAGCAGTGGGAGATGTGCCTACGATCGCCCACACTGACAAGACCCAACCTCGGCCAATTGAGACAGGCTTCCTCAAAGAGAGGGAGGATAAAGACAGTTTATAGACTTGAAGTTGCAGGAAGGCAGTGGCAGGAGCTTGGAAGTTTAACTACCCTGACTACCATGCACGTTGGTTAACCACCTTTTCACAAAGATGAATTATTAAACAGCACAATGATTTTTTAAATCAGCTTGTACTCACTAATATAAGTGTTTCCCCATGTGATTTTAAAACGAATTAAAAATATTACAATGAAATGTTTCCTGAATTAGATTTAAACTATACCTATGCTCACATTCCAGTCTAGGAATCACAACCGTATGACAATGACCAACACAGACATCCATTGGATTTAAATATACCTACACTCACATTCCAGTCTTGGAATCACAACCGTATGACAATGACCAACAGAGACATCCATTAAGATATTAAATTCCACTGGTAAATAAACTCTATTCAGACGACCCAGCTTCTAGGTCCGATATCTGGTCTGTGCGGagttgatttttttaaattcattcatgggatgtggtcgtcactggcaaggctagcatttattgcccatctctaattgaccttgagaaggtggtggtgagccgccttcttgaaccgctgcagtctatgtggtgaaggtgctcccatagtgctgttagggacggagttccagcatgttgacccagcgatgatgaaggaacggcgatatacttggaGTGTTTAATTTGGAGGGTAACATGCAGGTGGCGGTGTTCTCatacacctgctgtccttgtccttctaggtgctggaggtcgtgggtttgagaggggctgtcgaataagccttggcgagttgctgcagtgaatcttgtagatggtgcacactgcagccacgatgtgccggtggtggagggagtgaatgttgaaggtggtggatggggggccaatcaagcgggctgctttgtcctggatagtgtcgagcttctcgagtgttgttggagccacactcatccaggcaagtggagcgtatttcatcacactcctgacttgtgtcttgtagatggtagaaagactttggggagtcaggaggtgagacactcaccacagaatacccagcctctgacctgctcttgtagccacagtatttgtggctggtccagttaagtttctggtgaatggtgaccccttgctccctctcgccctctgtaatgaggtctgaacccAAACTTAGCATgttagcaggttattggtgagtaactgtTGCTTGATAGCATGGTCAGtgacccttccatcactttgctgagcaTTGAGCGTAtgttgatggggcagtaattgctgGCTTGGCTttgacctgctttttgtggacaggatatacctgcgtAATTTTCCActttgccagtgttgtagctgtactggaacagcttggctagaggcatagcTAGTTCTGGTGCACAAGTCTTTAGTACTGCAGCTGGGacattgtcagggcccatagcccatCTTAGCCAGAGTATAGTGGGGATCCTATTAGTCTCAGCGCCATTGAGATCAGCAGGGAAACAATCAGCTGTTCCTGATTCCCAACTGGCGACGACAGAGAAAATATTAATGTGTGAATGCTGGGTGAGAGGTAGGACTGAGTTTGGCCATGATGCACCTCTCAAACAGATTGTTATCACTGAGTATCTGGACTCGCATGGTAAGAATGATCACACCATCTAGACTCACATTGTAAGACGCTAGGCTCACAGAAAGAATAGAAAGGGGACACATTCAGCAACAATTCTGGGAACATTTAAGTACTGATAGCATAGTTGTCATATTACAATTTTTGGCATCAATAGTAATAGTGCTAAACTTTGAACAAATCTTTGTGATATACAACAACAGTTCTAATGGTCTCTTTGTAAAGCAAGGCCCCAGAAACTGGAAGGGATGAGTATATGCTTAGTTCACTTCTTTTGTGTGTGGAGGCAGTGATGGTTAGTCAGCAAGCTGAAGTTAATAAATCCCCTCCCACAGACTGTACATATGAACAGTCTGTCCCCAGTGTGAAGACGCAAATGTCGTTCCAGCTCACTACAGCTCCGAAATTCTTTTCCACATGCAGTACATTTAAAGAGTCTGTCAGCCATGTGAATCCGTTGATGTCTGTTCAGGTCACTGGACTGAGTAAATCCTTTTCCACATACAATACATTTATagggtctctcctcagtgtgaatacGCTGATGTACAGTCAGATCActggactgagtaaatcccttgccACATGTAGTACATTTATACGGTCTTTCTCCAGTGTGAATACGCTGGTGTACAGTCAGATCACTGTTCTGGATGAATCCTTTTCCACACACTGTACATttaaatggtctctccccagtatgaattcGCTGATGTTTCACTAAGTCAGAGGACTGGTTAAATGCCATCTCGCACTCAGAACATTTATAGGGCCTCTCTTCAGCATGAGTACGTCGATGGGTTGCAAGATTGGATATAGTCTTAAAGTTCTTCCCACATAAGGTACATTTATAGGGTCTTTCTCCTGAGTGGGTGCGTTGATGGTCTGTGAGACTACTAGAGCTAATGAACCTTTTACCACACACTGTACATTTATATGGTCGCTCttcagtgtgaattcgctgatgcCTGATTAGGTTGCTGGTGCTCAGAAATCGTTTTTCACAAACCAAGCATTTATAGGGTCTCTCTCCAGTATGAATGTGCTTATGGTCTGTCAAGAGACTGGAATTAATAAATCCCCTTGCGCACATGGTGCATTTATAGGGTGTCTCTCCAGTATGAATGCGCTTATGGTCTGTGAAGAGACTGGAATTAATAATTCCCTTTGTGCTCAGGGTGCGTTTATAGGGTCTCTCGCCAGTATGGAAGCGCTTATGTACAGTCAGATCACTGGATTGAGTAAATCCCTTGCCACATGTAGTACATTTATACGGTCTTTCTCCAGTGTGAATACGCTGGTGTACAGTCAGatcactgttctgaatgaatccttTTCCACACACTGTACATTTAAATGGTCTCTCCCCACTATGAATTCGCTGATGTTTCATTAAGTCAGAGGACTGGTTAAATGCCATCTCACACTCAGAACATTTATAGGGCCTCTCTTCAGCATGAGTACGTCGATGGGTTGCAAGATTGGATATAGTCTTAAAGTTCTTTCCACACAAGGTACATTTATAGGGTCTTTCTCCCGAGTGGGTGCGTTGATGGTCTGTGAGACTACTCGAGCTAATGAACCTTTTACCACACACTGTACATTTATATGGTCTCTCTTCAGTGTGAATACGCTGATGCCTGATTAGACTGCTAGTGCTCAGAAATCCTTTTTCACAAACTGAGCATTTATAGGGTCTCTCTCCAGTATGAATGTGCTTATGGTCTGTCAAGAGATTGGAATTAATAAATCCCTTTGTGCACATGGTGCATTTATAGGGTGTCTCTCCAATATGGATCCACTGGTGTGTTTTGAGGTGAGTGATCTGACTAAAGCTCTTGCTACAGACACAACATTCGAAGggtctctctcctgtgtggatgCGATGGTGTTTTTCCAGCTGGGAAGGGAAACAGAAGCTCATTCCACACGTGGTGCAGGTGCATTGCTCTCCTCTCTCAGGCACAGCTTCAGTTCTCCATACCTGTGCAGACACTGATACAGATTCAGGGAGGTCTTCGTTAAAGCAAACAGCTTGATTTGACATTTCCATTATGATTCCTGTTGCTTCCAGCAATCAAATTATTTATGAAAAACTTAATGATAAAAAATGACATTCATCAATATACATAACTTGCAAGTAAATCTTTACAATTTATCGACATTTGTTCATTGTGAAATTCTATTAATGAATTAGTAGGGAGCAGCTCATGGGTTAAGTTGGGAAATTACAGAAATTAATGAGCTGAGTTCTTAGGCAGGGAATTAcaaagcttaggacctaggcaacagaaggcacagccaccaatggttgagcgattataatcagggatgctcaagaggacagaattagaggagcgcagacatctcggggggttgtgtggttggaggagattacagagatagggaggggcgaggccatggagggatttgaaaacaaggatgagaattttgaaatcaaggcttaaccgggagccaatgtaggtgacagggatgatgggtgagtgggacctggtgcaagttaggacacaggcagccgagttttggatcacctctagtttatgtagggtagcatgtgggaggccagccaggggtgcattggaatagtaaagtccagaggtaacaaaagcaagcatgaaggtttcagcagcggataagctaaggcaagggcggagatgggcgatgttacggaggtggacataggcggtcttaattatgctgtggatatgtggtcgaaagctcatttcagagtcaaatatgacaccaaggttgcaaacagtctggttcagcttcagacagaagttggggagtgggatggagtcagtggctagggaacggagtttgtggcggggaccgaaaacaatggcttcagtcttcccaataataAATTAgcaaatatttctgctcatccagaactggatgacaatttagagaccgtggagggctcgggagaagtggtagtgaggtagagttagGTGTCATCAGTTTACATGTGGAAAattatgctgtgttttcggatgatgtcgccaaggagcaacatgtagaagagaaataggagggagccaaggatagatccttgggagacaccaaagGCAACGATGCGAGGGTGGGAaaagaagctattgcaggtgattttctggctatgatcaaatagataagaatggaaccaggcgagtgcagtcccacccagctggacaacggtgaagaggtgttggagaaggatagagtgatcaaccgtgtcaaagactgcagacaagtcaagaaggacgaggaggggtagtttgcctttgtgactttgatgagagccattttggtactgtggcaggtacagaatccggattggagggattcaaacatggaattgcgggaaagataggcacggatttgggaggcacgctcaaggattttggagaggaaagggaggttggaaatggggcggtAGGTTTCAAGGACGGAGGGGGTTGAGGGTTTTtatttgaggagagaggtgatgacacCAGACATACtaccttttttttggggggggggtctggcgattgagggggggggggggagaagatctgGGGATTTGGGGGGTCGTCTGGGGATTGGGGATGTGCGCGtctggggattgggggggggtgtctggggattgggggggggtgtctggggattggggggggggggtgtctggggattgggggggggtgtctggggattggggggggggtctggggattgggggggtgtctggggattggggggggggtgtcTGGGGATTGGGGGGGGTGTCTGGGGATTGGGGGGGGTGTCTGGGGATTGGGGGGGTGTCTGGGGATTGGGGGGCGGGAGTCTGGGGATTGGGGGGCGGGAGTCTGGGGATTGGGGGTATTGGGGGTATTGGGGGGGGTGTCTGGGTATTTGGGGGGGTGATCTGggtatttggggggggggtgatCTGGGTATTGGGGGGGGGGTGATCTGGGTAttgggaggggggtctgggtgttCACTGTTGTCTCATTGGTAGATTTATGACAAATCATTCAATAGCTCGAGAATAATGTAAATTAATGGCAACACAGATTGAAACTTTCACCTCTGTATCCGGGCCCGGATTGCTCTCCCTCCCCCGGGCCCGGAGCCCcggcctctccctttctccccccacccctccctggtCCGGAGCcccggcctctccctctccctctccctctccactccGGGCCCGGAGCTCCGGCCTTTCCCTCGCGGgcccggagcccggagcccggagccccagcctctcccctctccctctccctctccctcttcctcctgggCCCGGAGCCCCGGCCTCTCTCTCACCATCCCCCCGGCATCCCCGGGCTCACTTACCGGCTCAGCCGCTTCAGCTCCGGCAATTGCGACTGGCTGCGCATGCGCGGCCCGGTTTTCGCGATGGAGCAGATTCCGCACCGCCAGGGTTTCTGGGTAAGTGCTGCCGCCattagaacatcagaattaggagcaggagtgggccatatggccccacgagcctgctccgccattcaataagatcatggctgatctaagctCCGAGGTGTCATAAAGAAAGGGGAGAAGTTGCATTTCTTTATCACCTTCcgcgatctcaggatgtcccaaagcgatttgcagccaatgaagtacttttgaagtggattgATTCACCTACTCAGGAATCAAGGGAACATTCTACCCTttctggagtcataccaagcacaaacgaagatggttgtgatggttgtggtggttggaggtcaaacaTCCAAgctccagaacatcgctgcaggagttccaagacaaagcagcccacttgattggcatcgcatccacaaccttaaacactccctccaccaccagcatactgtggctgcagtgtgtaccatctacaagatgcactgcagccattCAACAAAGCTTCTTCGACATCAACTCCCAAACATCCATCTCGTAGGATaaaggcagtaggcgcatggggacactgccatctgcaagttcccctccacgtcacacaccatcttgacatagaaatatatcgccgttccttcatgtgGGAgtacttcacctcacggactgcagcagtttaacaaGGCAGCTCACCGCAATCTCTCAGGggtaattagggttgggcaataaatgctgctcatgccagcaacacccacatcccatgaatgaatagaaAAGGCACCCCGTCTAGACAAGTCCATACAGAAGCATCCTGCACAACCATCAAAACCATCTTGGCTTTTGGCAAACTCCGAGAACATCATCAGGACAAGCAATTTCTGCTAAAGCTTTCAATTTTCGAGGAAACAATTGCTTGCAGTCTTTTCATTTGCTgctgaacataagatttaggagcaggagtaagccatacagcccctcgagcctgctccaccattcaataagatcacggctgatctttgttctcaactccattttcccgcccgatccccgagtccaaaaatctatctatctcagccttgaatatacccaaagactcagcattcacagcccttaggggtagagaattccaaagattcacaaccctcagtggagaaattcctcctcatctcagtcttaaatggccagccccttatcctgagactatgcccctagttgtagactctccagccaggggacacaatctctcagcagctaccctgtcaatccccctcagtatcttatatgtttcaatgagatcactattccaaactccagagagtctaGGCCCAATAtaatcaatctctcctcctaggacaacactctcatcccaggaatcaatctagtgaacctcttaggcaagtatattcttcttcagctaaggagaccaaaactgtgcacagtactccaggtgtggcctcaccgaagcactgcacaattgtagcaaaactttcttacttttgtactctaactcccttgcaataaagaccaatctgctatttccttcctaattgcttgctgtatctgcatgctaattctgtgtttcctgtatgaagacacctaaatctctgagatttaatagtttctcaccaatatttaatagtttctcaccattttaaaaatattcaatTTTTctattcctgccaaagtgaataacctcacatttccccacattatactccatctgccaccttattgcccactcaactagataaatcaccaggcctggGTGAAACgtaccccaggctgttaagagaagcaagggaagaaatagcagaggctctgaccatcattttccaattctctctggctacaggtgtggtgctggaaaactgctaacattgtaactttgttttaaaaaggagaaaggatagaccgagtaattataggccagtccacttaacctcagtggtgggcaaataattgggaaaaattctgaggaATCGTATTAattatcatttagaaaggcacagattaatcaaggagagtcagcatggatttataaagggtcagtcatgtctaactaacttgattgattttttgaggaggtaacaaggagggattATTGTTGGAcggctttcttgctcttttttgttttgttgctttaaatgttagattacacacacacacacacactcagttgtaataATGGCAGGGTCAGGTCTTTATTGAAACTTCATACTATACAAAAACCAGCATGAAAGCTCCGAGACACACACTTCACAAAACCAATGAATGCTGCTGCCTTTGAGACATATACCAACCATGATTCTACTATGAGCTCCTAAAACAGTGTTCACTTACATTTCTTAAACAACTCGGGTCTTTCATCTCTACAGTCCATGCATATGATCAATAATTCATGGTACATCAAAGGTAATACAAATGCTAAGAGAATGACATTGTAAACTAAACAGCCAGCCATTCAACCTTTCTAATATTGCTTTATTGCTGCAATGGACTCTTGCCATGCATTTTATTATTATAATACACACGTGAGCAAATTGACACATTGAATatggctggagtttagaaggatgagaggggatctcatagaaacttataagattctgacgggactggacaggttagatgtgggaagaatgttcctgatcatggggaagtccagaaccaggggacacagtcttacaataagtaatttaggactgagatgaggagaaacttcttcattcagagagttgttaacctgtggaattccctaccgcagagaattgttgatgccagttcgttggatatattcaagagggagttagatatggcccttatggctaaagggatcaatgggtatggagagaaagcaggaaaggggtactgaggtaatgatcagccatgatcttattgaatggtggtgcaggctcgaagggtgaatggcctactcctgcatgtattttctatgtttctatgaatgactcTCACACCTTCCAGCATATTCTTTCCTGTGGAGATATTCTCTCCTTTGATCCCTTACCCAATTCCCAACCTTTGCTCATCAGAAAGCTGCTTGAACTTTTAACCCTGCATTGATCTCACAGTCTGTGTAAAATCAAATTAGCGAGGTATTCGGGTAATACGGACGTCCACTCCCACAATGATGAGGGTATCACATTTGATGTCATCTACATAGATTGTAGCAAGGCTTTTGacgagatcccacatggcagacatgGGATCCA
Protein-coding sequences here:
- the LOC139278989 gene encoding zinc finger protein 271-like, giving the protein MEMSNQAVCFNEDLPESVSVSAQVWRTEAVPERGEQCTCTTCGMSFCFPSQLEKHHRIHTGERPFECCVCSKSFSQITHLKTHQWIHIGETPYKCTMCTKGFINSNLLTDHKHIHTGERPYKCSVCEKGFLSTSSLIRHQRIHTEERPYKCTVCGKRFISSSSLTDHQRTHSGERPYKCTLCGKNFKTISNLATHRRTHAEERPYKCSECEMAFNQSSDLMKHQRIHSGERPFKCTVCGKGFIQNSDLTVHQRIHTGERPYKCTTCGKGFTQSSDLTVHKRFHTGERPYKRTLSTKGIINSSLFTDHKRIHTGETPYKCTMCARGFINSSLLTDHKHIHTGERPYKCLVCEKRFLSTSNLIRHQRIHTEERPYKCTVCGKRFISSSSLTDHQRTHSGERPYKCTLCGKNFKTISNLATHRRTHAEERPYKCSECEMAFNQSSDLVKHQRIHTGERPFKCTVCGKGFIQNSDLTVHQRIHTGERPYKCTTCGKGFTQSSDLTVHQRIHTEERPYKCIVCGKGFTQSSDLNRHQRIHMADRLFKCTACGKEFRSCSELERHLRLHTGDRLFICTVCGRGFINFSLLTNHHCLHTQKK